One region of Haloprofundus salilacus genomic DNA includes:
- a CDS encoding quinone oxidoreductase family protein codes for MRAIRVTEFGGTDALEPVDVEEPNPGPGEIRIDVKAAGVNFADIMQRRGHYRGGPEPPYVPGMEAAGTVDAVGEGVDQEVGDRVVAMTGGGAYAEKVVTPANGLFDVPQGREYAEAAGFPVQFLTAHCCLHEWGSLDPDERVLIHAAAGGVGTAAVQLADAAGAESFGTASSREKLDLAERLGLDHPIDYTEEAFEKVIEAETDGEGVDLVLDGVGGDVFDASLDALNYRGRLVTYGVASGDPAQADTTRLLFENKSVVGFHLGRAMQHDPQSVLKAVPELTELLAASDLEVVVGERFPLSEAAAAHEYIENRRSTGKVVLEP; via the coding sequence ATGCGCGCGATTCGTGTGACCGAGTTCGGTGGAACTGACGCGCTCGAACCCGTCGACGTCGAGGAACCGAACCCAGGACCGGGCGAAATTCGAATCGACGTGAAGGCCGCCGGCGTCAACTTCGCCGACATCATGCAGCGGCGCGGTCACTACCGCGGCGGCCCGGAACCGCCGTACGTGCCGGGGATGGAGGCCGCCGGAACCGTCGACGCCGTCGGGGAAGGAGTCGACCAGGAGGTCGGCGACCGGGTCGTCGCCATGACCGGCGGCGGGGCGTACGCCGAGAAGGTCGTCACGCCGGCGAACGGCCTGTTCGACGTTCCGCAGGGGAGGGAGTACGCTGAGGCCGCCGGCTTTCCGGTGCAGTTTCTCACGGCGCACTGCTGTCTCCACGAGTGGGGCAGTCTCGACCCCGACGAGCGCGTGCTGATTCACGCTGCCGCCGGCGGCGTCGGGACGGCGGCGGTGCAGTTAGCCGACGCCGCGGGCGCAGAGTCGTTCGGCACCGCCAGCAGCCGGGAGAAACTCGACCTCGCGGAGCGTCTCGGTCTCGACCACCCGATCGACTACACCGAGGAGGCGTTCGAGAAGGTAATCGAAGCCGAGACCGACGGTGAAGGGGTCGACCTCGTCCTCGACGGCGTCGGCGGCGACGTGTTCGACGCGAGTCTCGACGCGCTGAACTACCGCGGCCGACTCGTCACCTACGGCGTCGCCAGTGGCGACCCCGCGCAGGCGGACACGACGCGCCTCCTCTTCGAGAACAAATCGGTCGTCGGATTCCACCTCGGACGGGCGATGCAGCACGACCCGCAGTCGGTGTTGAAGGCAGTGCCCGAACTGACGGAGTTGCTCGCCGCCAGCGACCTCGAAGTCGTCGTCGGGGAGCGGTTCCCGCTCTCGGAGGCCGCCGCC
- a CDS encoding proteasome subunit beta — MPTEHETDAGESSAGDSEFSTGTTIVGLAAADAVVLATDRRVSLGGMVSSKSTPKALPVGDRAAVAFSGTLSGAQALADELATEARLYELRRGDPISTTALASYTSNLLRENPMGVMPLLGGVDGVTDAALYQFDGGGGLTEHDAVAAGSGGPYAYGLLESVDTGDLDADEARILGARAVAAASERDLASGNGLCLATVTESGVEIEQFDDTSAVGS; from the coding sequence ATGCCAACCGAACACGAGACGGACGCGGGCGAATCGAGCGCGGGAGATAGTGAGTTCTCGACGGGGACGACCATCGTCGGACTCGCGGCGGCGGACGCCGTCGTGTTGGCGACGGACCGCCGCGTCAGCCTCGGCGGGATGGTGTCGAGCAAGTCGACGCCGAAGGCGCTTCCCGTCGGCGACCGCGCGGCGGTGGCGTTCTCGGGGACGCTCTCGGGCGCGCAGGCGCTCGCCGACGAACTGGCGACGGAGGCACGGTTGTACGAACTTCGCCGCGGCGACCCGATATCGACGACCGCGCTGGCGTCGTACACGAGCAACCTTCTGCGCGAGAACCCGATGGGGGTGATGCCGCTCCTCGGCGGTGTCGACGGCGTCACCGACGCGGCGCTGTACCAGTTCGACGGCGGCGGCGGCCTTACCGAGCACGACGCCGTCGCCGCCGGGAGCGGCGGCCCGTACGCCTACGGACTGCTCGAATCGGTCGACACCGGGGACTTGGATGCCGACGAGGCGCGGATCCTCGGAGCGCGAGCGGTCGCCGCCGCGAGCGAACGCGACCTCGCCAGCGGGAACGGTCTCTGTCTGGCGACGGTGACGGAATCGGGCGTCGAAATCGAACAGTTCGACGACACCTCGGCGGTCGGCAGTTAG
- a CDS encoding DUF7351 domain-containing protein — MDRRETDAPAAVDGHPVAGADVVAFYADHGERLADRPLWNLGSEWREAVLSEDPWCVRVTTRLGDEELQLLVGDGPTVVDAERRSVDPLDAPDAGDSATTPKESETTEAAKAVEAAESAN, encoded by the coding sequence GTGGACCGCCGAGAGACCGACGCCCCCGCAGCCGTGGACGGCCACCCAGTCGCCGGCGCCGACGTCGTCGCCTTCTACGCCGACCACGGCGAACGCCTCGCCGACCGACCGCTGTGGAACCTCGGGTCGGAGTGGCGCGAGGCGGTCCTCTCCGAAGACCCGTGGTGCGTCCGCGTGACGACGCGACTCGGCGACGAGGAACTCCAGTTGCTCGTCGGCGACGGCCCGACCGTCGTCGACGCCGAACGCCGATCGGTCGACCCGCTGGACGCCCCCGACGCGGGCGACTCCGCCACCACTCCCAAAGAGAGCGAGACTACCGAAGCGGCCAAAGCGGTCGAGGCGGCCGAATCGGCGAACTGA
- a CDS encoding cryptochrome/photolyase family protein → MQLHWHRRDLRVSDNRALAAAAEDAERRGEVVPVFVFDDLVLEHAAASRVRYMLDALAELRERYRGRGSDLVAVRGDPSTLLVDLAEEFDAERVVWNDDYSGLAEERDEAVRDALSEAGIEYESFCDQVHHEPGEIRTNAGDPYSVFTYFWKKWRDRDKDEPYPEPGAEQLASIDEDEELPIIEELGFEEPEATIQSAGTDVARERLATFCDDAIFRYAADRDYPARGATSRLSADLKWGTIGIREVYEATERAKSETDSDEAASVEEFRSQLAWREFYTQVLYFNQRVVSENYKSYENDVEWRDDEEGLQAWKDGKTGYPIVDAGMRQLREEAFMHNRLRMVVASFLTKDLLVDWREGYDHFRTLLADHDTGNDNGGWQWAASTGTDAQPYFRVFNPMTQGERYDPDAEYIRRYVPELAGVDADTIHSWHELLDEERGDAAPDYPDPIVDHAERREEAISMFERARGGAEE, encoded by the coding sequence ATGCAACTACACTGGCACCGCCGCGACCTGCGGGTGTCGGACAACCGCGCGCTCGCGGCGGCGGCCGAGGACGCCGAGCGTCGCGGCGAGGTCGTTCCGGTGTTCGTCTTCGACGACCTCGTTTTGGAGCACGCGGCCGCCTCTCGCGTACGGTACATGCTCGACGCGCTCGCGGAACTCCGAGAGCGATATCGCGGCCGCGGCAGCGACCTCGTCGCCGTCCGCGGCGACCCCTCGACGCTGCTCGTCGACCTCGCCGAGGAGTTCGACGCCGAGCGAGTCGTCTGGAACGACGACTACTCCGGACTCGCCGAGGAGCGCGACGAAGCGGTTCGAGACGCGCTCTCGGAGGCGGGAATCGAGTACGAGTCGTTCTGTGATCAAGTTCACCACGAACCCGGTGAGATTCGGACGAACGCGGGCGACCCCTACTCGGTGTTCACTTACTTCTGGAAGAAGTGGCGCGACCGCGACAAGGACGAGCCGTATCCGGAACCCGGCGCGGAGCAACTGGCGTCGATAGACGAGGACGAGGAGCTTCCGATTATCGAGGAGTTGGGCTTCGAGGAACCCGAAGCGACGATCCAGAGCGCCGGGACCGACGTGGCGCGCGAGCGACTCGCGACGTTCTGCGACGACGCCATCTTCCGCTACGCGGCCGACCGTGACTACCCGGCGCGCGGGGCGACCTCTCGGCTGTCGGCGGACCTCAAGTGGGGCACTATCGGCATCCGCGAGGTGTACGAAGCGACCGAACGGGCGAAGTCCGAGACCGACAGCGACGAGGCGGCGTCCGTCGAGGAGTTTCGTTCGCAGTTGGCGTGGCGCGAGTTCTACACGCAGGTCCTCTACTTCAACCAGCGCGTCGTCTCTGAGAACTACAAATCGTACGAGAACGACGTCGAGTGGCGCGACGACGAGGAGGGGTTGCAGGCGTGGAAAGACGGGAAGACGGGCTACCCCATCGTCGACGCCGGGATGCGCCAACTGCGGGAGGAGGCGTTCATGCACAACCGCCTGCGGATGGTCGTCGCCTCGTTTCTGACGAAGGACTTGCTCGTCGACTGGCGCGAGGGGTACGACCACTTTCGGACGCTGCTCGCCGACCACGACACTGGGAACGACAACGGGGGGTGGCAGTGGGCCGCCTCGACGGGTACCGACGCCCAGCCGTACTTCCGCGTGTTCAACCCGATGACACAGGGCGAACGCTACGACCCCGACGCCGAGTATATCAGACGGTACGTCCCCGAGTTGGCGGGCGTCGACGCAGACACGATTCACTCGTGGCACGAACTGTTGGACGAAGAGCGCGGAGACGCCGCTCCCGACTACCCCGACCCCATCGTCGACCACGCCGAGCGACGCGAGGAAGCGATCTCGATGTTCGAGCGGGCGCGCGGCGGAGCGGAGGAATGA
- a CDS encoding UbiA family prenyltransferase: protein MEHESSQQTVDAERTAPWGEQIVEGLTTYGERAGDALLYSSGYLAVIAMVELAIVMTILGIEANPAPLVVALVTFAVYSYDRLVDVDADEMSNPRQSAFIRRHRDVLYLLASVSYGFAVALSVLGGPFALAITLLPGMFGVLYASDWIPSVGVQVARFKDILVVNTAVVAFAWAVTLTFLPLTFAGRMFTPAAGVVFCYFFLRSFVDTELPNVGDIESDRASGVSTLPIVLGVRGARYALYGVDLLSLGLVVFAIGTDLVSSGVAAAMGVGILYSLVLVSRIGRTDDYELLNLVSECEYLLVGGVMAAVVVLGV, encoded by the coding sequence ATGGAACACGAGAGTTCACAGCAGACGGTAGATGCGGAGCGTACGGCACCGTGGGGAGAGCAGATCGTCGAGGGATTGACGACGTACGGCGAACGGGCAGGCGACGCCCTGCTGTACAGTTCGGGGTACCTCGCGGTCATCGCGATGGTGGAACTCGCCATCGTGATGACGATTCTCGGCATCGAAGCGAACCCCGCGCCGCTGGTCGTGGCACTCGTCACCTTCGCCGTCTACTCGTACGACCGACTCGTCGATGTCGATGCCGACGAGATGTCGAATCCGCGTCAGTCGGCCTTTATCAGGCGACACCGCGACGTACTGTATCTGCTGGCGTCGGTCTCCTACGGGTTCGCCGTCGCGCTGTCGGTGCTCGGCGGGCCGTTCGCGCTGGCCATCACGCTACTGCCGGGAATGTTCGGCGTGTTGTACGCCTCCGACTGGATTCCGAGCGTCGGCGTCCAAGTCGCTCGGTTCAAAGATATTCTGGTCGTCAACACGGCCGTTGTGGCGTTCGCGTGGGCGGTCACGCTGACCTTCCTGCCGCTGACGTTCGCCGGACGGATGTTCACCCCCGCCGCAGGCGTCGTCTTCTGCTACTTCTTCCTGCGTTCTTTCGTCGACACCGAACTGCCCAACGTCGGGGACATCGAGAGCGACCGCGCGTCCGGCGTCTCGACGCTCCCCATCGTCCTCGGCGTCCGAGGAGCGCGCTACGCGCTGTACGGCGTCGACCTCCTCTCGCTCGGTCTGGTCGTCTTCGCGATCGGCACCGATCTCGTCTCGTCCGGCGTCGCTGCGGCGATGGGCGTCGGAATCCTCTACTCGCTGGTGCTCGTCTCCCGAATCGGACGGACTGACGACTACGAACTGCTCAACCTGGTCTCGGAGTGCGAGTATCTCCTAGTCGGTGGCGTGATGGCCGCAGTCGTCGTCTTGGGCGTCTGA
- a CDS encoding histidine kinase N-terminal 7TM domain-containing protein has product MSALSQLYVVVLATVGIGLTAALLAWRERPEPGATPLVAMLAGQSWWSVFFAFELQATTLAAKAFWSDVQWLGVVVIPVAWVLFAMEYTGRDQYVRPKYVALLSVVPVLTVVLAMTGAYHDLLYTGSELVERGNVDVLRRIGGPWYWVAASYTYLLGAVGSVPLVGYVRSETAQFRGQSVALLVGTAAPWASNVLFLYGAVPIPGLDPTPVAFAVSGVAYLGALTRFRLLGTSPAPNRRARRLVFERMQDAAIVVDSHDYVVDMNESATEMLGTTPGEALGRPAREVLPRNGNVPDIGTTSEYVSVNERNGQRHYDVAVTQVSDFHGRNVGRVISYHNVDEHLRHQQRLEVLNRVLRHNIRNETNVIYGYADLLADEGGAESDRAEIIKERAITIADMGEKARQIVDIFEQVRQEPRAVPFDDLASKHVADADERFPEVDLRVGPLPAGVRVNAVLGPALSNLVENAAEHNTEPGARVEVDATASDGWLHVVVADNGPGIDDHERAVLERGTETALEHGSGLGLWLVTWAVGIAGGTVEFEENDPTGSVVTVEVPVVSSAGKSDIDSSSNETRAEPSEPTTVDD; this is encoded by the coding sequence GTGAGCGCACTCAGCCAACTGTACGTCGTCGTACTCGCCACCGTCGGTATCGGGTTGACCGCGGCGCTACTCGCGTGGCGCGAGCGGCCCGAACCGGGAGCGACGCCGCTGGTCGCTATGTTGGCTGGGCAGAGTTGGTGGTCGGTGTTCTTCGCGTTCGAACTGCAGGCGACGACGCTCGCCGCCAAGGCGTTCTGGTCCGACGTTCAGTGGCTCGGCGTCGTCGTCATCCCCGTCGCGTGGGTGTTGTTCGCGATGGAGTACACCGGCCGCGACCAGTACGTGCGACCGAAGTACGTCGCGCTTCTCTCCGTCGTTCCCGTTCTCACCGTCGTTCTGGCGATGACCGGCGCCTATCACGACTTACTCTATACGGGGTCGGAGCTCGTCGAGCGGGGCAACGTTGACGTACTGCGGCGAATCGGCGGCCCGTGGTACTGGGTGGCCGCCAGCTACACTTACCTCCTCGGGGCCGTCGGGTCTGTTCCGTTGGTCGGCTACGTACGGAGTGAAACCGCACAGTTCCGCGGTCAGAGCGTCGCACTCTTGGTCGGCACTGCCGCGCCGTGGGCGAGCAACGTCCTCTTTCTGTACGGGGCGGTGCCGATTCCGGGACTCGACCCGACGCCGGTCGCGTTCGCCGTCTCCGGCGTCGCCTACCTCGGTGCGCTCACCAGATTTCGGCTGCTTGGGACCAGTCCCGCACCCAACCGCCGGGCGCGACGGCTCGTCTTCGAGCGCATGCAGGACGCCGCCATCGTCGTCGACAGTCACGACTACGTCGTCGACATGAACGAGAGTGCGACGGAGATGCTCGGGACAACGCCCGGAGAGGCGCTCGGTCGACCCGCTCGGGAGGTCCTCCCGAGGAACGGCAACGTTCCCGACATCGGCACGACGTCGGAGTACGTCTCCGTCAACGAACGGAACGGACAACGACATTACGACGTCGCCGTGACGCAAGTCAGCGACTTCCACGGCCGGAACGTCGGCCGTGTCATCTCCTATCACAACGTCGACGAACACCTGCGTCACCAACAGCGCCTCGAAGTGCTCAACCGCGTCCTCCGACACAACATCCGCAACGAGACGAACGTCATCTACGGCTACGCAGACCTTCTCGCGGACGAAGGCGGCGCCGAGAGTGACCGCGCCGAGATAATCAAAGAACGCGCGATAACCATAGCCGACATGGGCGAGAAAGCCAGACAGATCGTCGATATCTTCGAGCAGGTTCGTCAGGAACCGCGGGCAGTTCCGTTCGACGACCTCGCGTCCAAACACGTCGCCGACGCCGACGAGCGCTTTCCGGAGGTCGACCTTCGGGTCGGGCCGCTCCCCGCCGGCGTCCGCGTGAACGCGGTTCTCGGCCCGGCGCTCTCGAATCTCGTCGAGAACGCTGCTGAACACAACACCGAACCCGGCGCGCGCGTCGAGGTGGACGCGACCGCTTCGGACGGATGGCTTCACGTCGTCGTCGCCGACAACGGACCTGGCATCGACGACCACGAGCGGGCCGTGCTCGAACGCGGAACCGAAACGGCACTCGAACACGGCAGCGGTCTCGGTCTCTGGCTGGTCACGTGGGCGGTCGGCATCGCCGGCGGGACCGTCGAGTTCGAGGAGAACGATCCGACGGGATCGGTCGTCACCGTCGAGGTGCCGGTCGTCTCGTCGGCGGGCAAGTCGGACATCGACTCGAGCAGCAACGAGACGCGTGCGGAACCGAGCGAACCCACGACGGTCGACGACTGA